A single Arcanobacterium canis DNA region contains:
- a CDS encoding restriction endonuclease subunit S domain-containing protein gives MREPFGRIQGAIFESYEVGTVIWGIDGDWDVNYIPPQQPFYPTDHCGTLRVLNDGVNAQYLAFALKAEGSRQRFTRANRASTERVRSLRLYFPPRAAQDEFTRQVDEINAEIESLQQALVELDLQRKEIISQYL, from the coding sequence GTGCGTGAACCATTCGGTCGTATCCAGGGCGCCATCTTTGAATCTTATGAAGTCGGAACAGTGATCTGGGGAATTGATGGTGACTGGGATGTTAATTATATTCCTCCACAGCAACCGTTCTACCCAACAGATCATTGCGGAACGCTACGAGTTCTCAATGATGGAGTCAATGCACAATATCTCGCTTTTGCTTTGAAGGCAGAAGGTAGCAGGCAGCGTTTCACGCGCGCTAATCGCGCTTCAACGGAGCGCGTTCGCTCACTTCGTCTTTATTTCCCTCCAAGAGCGGCACAAGATGAATTCACTCGACAAGTAGACGAGATCAATGCCGAAATCGAAAGTCTGCAGCAAGCACTAGTCGAGCTTGATCTTCAGCGAAAGGAAATTATCAGCCAGTATCTCTAG
- a CDS encoding restriction endonuclease, protein MVDNTPTIDQFRPVVLRVLNDGQVRPVGEVCELVATHMGLDDEVRAERIASGQLRYVNRINWACSGLTQGGLLERPTRGHYRITDNGHEVDRRNLASYSEKDMLEWPVWKAYQEEVTARKNADALEPTVESVEDGVDPIESMAKNERAFNAKTETELRKRLQEASPEFFEKAVIELLWAMGYGGAHGAKQHVGRSNDGGIDGIIRQDALGLTNVYIQAKRYADNNKVGDPEIRNFMGSLLTRSASHGVFITTSDFLPTAKRSAESYTNGKIILINGIELTRLMLEYGVAVHNSRSFTLYEIDDDFFDNELA, encoded by the coding sequence TTGGTTGATAACACTCCGACGATTGATCAGTTTCGTCCTGTCGTTTTACGTGTTCTCAACGATGGGCAGGTTCGCCCTGTTGGCGAGGTATGCGAACTTGTCGCGACTCACATGGGTCTGGATGATGAGGTGCGAGCCGAACGCATCGCTTCTGGTCAACTTCGGTATGTCAACCGCATCAATTGGGCGTGTTCAGGCCTCACTCAAGGCGGGTTGCTAGAACGTCCCACGCGTGGGCACTATCGCATCACCGATAACGGTCACGAGGTCGATCGGCGAAATCTCGCTTCTTACAGTGAAAAAGACATGCTCGAATGGCCTGTCTGGAAGGCTTATCAAGAAGAAGTCACTGCACGGAAAAACGCTGACGCCTTAGAACCAACCGTCGAATCTGTCGAAGACGGCGTCGATCCGATCGAGTCGATGGCGAAAAATGAACGTGCGTTTAACGCTAAGACTGAAACTGAGCTGCGCAAACGCCTCCAGGAAGCATCTCCCGAGTTCTTTGAAAAAGCAGTCATTGAGTTGCTGTGGGCGATGGGTTACGGTGGCGCGCACGGAGCCAAGCAACACGTCGGACGTTCAAATGATGGTGGTATTGATGGAATTATCCGCCAAGATGCCCTTGGGCTGACCAATGTTTATATTCAAGCCAAACGCTACGCGGATAACAACAAGGTCGGTGATCCTGAGATCCGCAACTTCATGGGCTCATTGCTCACCCGATCAGCAAGCCATGGTGTTTTCATTACGACTTCTGACTTCCTACCGACGGCAAAGCGATCTGCTGAAAGCTACACGAACGGCAAAATTATTCTCATCAACGGTATCGAGCTCACTCGGCTCATGCTTGAGTACGGCGTCGCCGTCCACAACAGTCGCAGTTTCACTCTCTATGAAATCGACGACGACTTCTTCGATAACGAACTAGCTTAA
- a CDS encoding ABC transporter ATP-binding protein — MSKTYRAGTIALDGLDFSVEKGAIHGLVGRNGAGKTTLMKCLFNLIRPTSGTVSVFGHPAGQMAHNVGGLIEMPAFYKHLSGRQNLALFAGYFGVDDAECGRILELVGLANRAGDKASRYSLGMKQRLGIAIAILGKPELLILDEPVNGLDPRAITEIRDLMRTLRESGTTILLSSHLLGEIEQVCDTVTVLEAGKLVATGTPGQLRQQFNGQAPFELQVGDLAKASQLLDGMSVKVEVDGSSLLAYLPEGMTASDLVKVLVKGDIEVGSVKRRDSLEAAYLSMTRKEQ, encoded by the coding sequence TTGAGCAAGACCTACCGGGCAGGAACAATTGCGCTTGATGGCCTTGATTTTTCCGTGGAAAAGGGTGCTATCCATGGGCTGGTAGGTAGAAATGGTGCTGGTAAGACTACGCTGATGAAGTGCCTATTTAATCTGATTCGCCCCACATCCGGCACCGTTAGCGTGTTCGGTCACCCTGCCGGGCAGATGGCTCACAATGTGGGTGGGTTGATTGAGATGCCGGCTTTCTACAAGCATCTTAGTGGTAGGCAAAATTTGGCTCTATTTGCCGGATATTTCGGTGTGGACGATGCTGAATGCGGGCGCATTCTCGAACTTGTTGGGCTGGCCAATCGAGCTGGAGATAAAGCCTCGCGGTACTCTCTTGGCATGAAGCAGCGGCTTGGAATAGCTATTGCCATCTTGGGCAAGCCCGAATTACTGATTCTTGATGAACCTGTAAATGGTCTGGATCCGCGGGCGATTACGGAAATCAGAGACTTGATGAGAACCCTTCGGGAGTCTGGAACTACAATTTTGCTTTCCAGCCATCTGCTTGGCGAGATTGAGCAAGTTTGCGACACCGTCACCGTCCTAGAGGCCGGCAAACTTGTGGCTACTGGCACGCCAGGGCAGCTTCGTCAACAGTTCAACGGTCAGGCTCCATTCGAGTTGCAGGTGGGGGATCTGGCTAAGGCTTCGCAGCTATTGGATGGCATGAGTGTCAAGGTTGAGGTTGACGGATCAAGTCTTCTTGCCTATCTGCCGGAGGGTATGACTGCATCAGATTTGGTCAAAGTCCTAGTTAAGGGGGACATCGAGGTCGGGTCCGTTAAACGACGGGACTCCCTAGAGGCCGCCTATCTGTCGATGACTCGGAAGGAGCAGTGA
- a CDS encoding N-6 DNA methylase yields MNHDGGQLFSYWQQERASQYLVLYASGIFDGTIRYRTETVVCQDDPNILKLAEKDTDETIRLYKQAHSVTDLFEVWSETYEKRLVGDVIFRDDSSAYHPDVKPLRKRDLRDFSENDKVVNRFEEILRHNNVSDKENAFNRLIALFICKLVDEMQKGDDDEVEFQYKVGTDTYESLQDRLQRLHKEGMERFMREKIFYVPDDYAETVVRQYAGKRRENLIKELRDTLRVLKFFTNNDFAFKDVHNEELFYQNGKIVVEMVQLFEHYRIIGSSDIQTLGDLFEHLLDKGFKQNEGQFFTPVPITRFIWDSLPLQDVIRTDKGIDYPKVIDYACGAGHFLTQGVEAVNAAVQELQPEADTSRSWVATKIYGMEKDYRLARVSKISLFMHGAGDANIVFGDGLENYPDKGIEAHTFDVLVANPPYSVKAFKSHMKLKNNDFQIIEHITNNGSEIETLFVERIAQLLKPSGVAAVILPASILSNETTTYTAAREQLLQNFYIRAIAGFGSNTFGETGTNTVILFLERIEEPPVRFKLVADSAHAILSGAPLDGWEDQDIYNAYLSQISVSSDEYQLFITETEPYHHFRDTNYLKSYVTAFENQAHVKNKLKQKTFQRCSAQEQQHWLDREFYKYVKAAELKKIRYFAMVYQQTVLVITAPKVNEEQKEFLGYTWTKRQGRKGIVITKPGGMLYNPDNRFDDNTLAGLVRATFDSTRRTLESHKDYYQYIQLKDMIDFSRADFGKAISTTVRRATELVGKYPFAALSKIAFINTTSKDPRLSPGVTFTYIDVSSVGKGNGHIDYGNEILGSQAPSRARRIAVPGDVLVSTVRPNLRAFAIVRDDLPTNAVFSTGFAVLTVKDQESYLPEFLYFLFQASEQVMEQIMARAGKGQYPSINAQDLGSIKLPQPPFAVQREIVDKCTKIDEEYRNTRMAIEDYRAKIEKLFADLEVIRGGANPKA; encoded by the coding sequence ATGAACCATGACGGCGGTCAGCTTTTCAGCTACTGGCAGCAAGAACGCGCAAGCCAATACCTGGTGCTCTACGCATCTGGCATCTTCGACGGCACGATCAGGTATCGCACTGAAACCGTTGTATGCCAGGACGATCCCAACATCCTCAAACTTGCCGAAAAAGATACCGACGAAACGATTCGGCTCTACAAGCAGGCACATTCGGTTACCGACCTGTTTGAAGTATGGAGCGAAACCTACGAAAAGCGCCTCGTCGGTGACGTGATTTTCCGTGATGATTCCAGCGCCTATCATCCCGATGTTAAGCCACTACGCAAACGCGACCTGCGTGATTTCAGTGAAAACGACAAGGTTGTGAACCGCTTCGAAGAAATCTTGCGACACAACAACGTCTCGGATAAAGAAAACGCGTTTAACCGTCTCATCGCCTTGTTCATCTGCAAACTCGTTGACGAAATGCAAAAAGGTGACGATGACGAGGTGGAGTTCCAATACAAAGTCGGAACCGACACCTACGAGTCTCTCCAAGACCGTCTCCAGCGTCTCCACAAAGAAGGTATGGAACGGTTCATGCGTGAAAAGATCTTCTACGTCCCTGACGATTACGCCGAAACAGTCGTACGGCAGTATGCAGGTAAACGCCGCGAGAACCTCATCAAAGAGCTACGCGACACATTACGTGTGCTGAAGTTCTTCACTAACAACGATTTCGCCTTCAAGGACGTACACAACGAAGAACTCTTCTACCAAAACGGCAAAATCGTTGTCGAGATGGTGCAACTTTTCGAGCACTATCGTATTATCGGCTCATCCGATATTCAGACACTTGGCGACCTGTTCGAACATCTTCTCGACAAGGGTTTCAAACAAAACGAAGGACAATTCTTCACCCCAGTGCCAATCACCCGGTTCATCTGGGATTCTCTCCCCCTCCAAGACGTGATACGCACGGATAAAGGCATCGACTATCCCAAAGTGATTGACTACGCTTGCGGCGCTGGCCATTTCCTTACTCAAGGCGTCGAAGCCGTCAACGCCGCCGTCCAAGAGCTCCAACCCGAGGCAGACACTTCACGTTCATGGGTGGCAACGAAAATCTACGGTATGGAAAAGGATTACCGGCTTGCCCGCGTGTCGAAGATTTCATTGTTCATGCACGGCGCGGGTGACGCCAACATCGTCTTCGGTGACGGTCTAGAAAACTATCCAGACAAAGGCATCGAAGCACACACCTTTGACGTGCTCGTAGCGAACCCGCCCTATTCGGTTAAAGCGTTCAAGAGCCACATGAAACTGAAAAATAACGATTTTCAGATCATTGAACACATCACCAACAACGGCTCCGAAATTGAAACCCTGTTCGTTGAGCGCATCGCCCAGCTCCTCAAACCCTCAGGAGTCGCGGCAGTTATTTTACCCGCGTCAATCTTGAGTAACGAGACCACAACCTACACGGCAGCTCGCGAACAGCTTTTGCAAAACTTCTATATTCGCGCCATCGCAGGATTTGGCAGTAATACTTTCGGGGAAACCGGCACGAACACTGTAATCCTTTTCCTTGAACGAATCGAAGAACCACCAGTGCGGTTCAAACTCGTCGCCGACAGCGCTCACGCAATCCTTTCCGGCGCGCCACTCGATGGGTGGGAAGACCAAGACATCTACAACGCCTACCTGAGCCAGATCAGCGTCTCCAGCGACGAATACCAACTATTCATCACCGAGACGGAGCCGTATCACCACTTCCGTGATACGAACTATCTCAAGAGCTACGTCACCGCTTTTGAAAACCAAGCACACGTCAAAAACAAGCTGAAGCAGAAAACCTTCCAACGTTGCAGCGCTCAAGAACAACAACATTGGCTTGATCGGGAGTTCTACAAGTACGTCAAAGCTGCAGAATTGAAGAAGATCCGATACTTCGCGATGGTCTACCAGCAAACTGTCCTCGTGATCACTGCGCCGAAAGTCAATGAGGAACAAAAAGAATTCCTCGGTTACACGTGGACCAAACGTCAAGGGCGTAAAGGCATCGTCATCACTAAGCCAGGTGGCATGCTCTATAACCCCGATAACCGCTTCGACGATAACACTCTCGCTGGGCTCGTGCGCGCCACCTTCGACTCGACCCGACGCACCCTCGAATCTCACAAAGATTACTATCAGTACATCCAGCTGAAAGACATGATTGACTTCAGCCGAGCCGACTTCGGCAAAGCAATCAGCACGACAGTTCGCCGTGCAACAGAGCTTGTGGGTAAATATCCTTTCGCTGCGCTCTCGAAGATTGCCTTTATTAACACCACTTCTAAGGATCCACGTCTAAGCCCGGGTGTGACCTTCACCTATATCGATGTGAGTTCGGTAGGTAAAGGAAACGGCCATATCGACTATGGCAACGAGATTCTCGGCAGTCAAGCCCCGTCCCGTGCTCGCCGCATCGCAGTGCCAGGTGATGTTTTGGTTTCAACAGTTCGACCTAATCTGCGAGCATTTGCAATCGTTCGGGATGATCTTCCAACTAATGCGGTGTTCTCTACCGGATTTGCTGTTCTGACGGTAAAGGATCAGGAGAGTTATCTGCCTGAATTCTTGTACTTCCTATTCCAGGCGTCAGAACAAGTTATGGAACAGATTATGGCACGCGCCGGCAAAGGACAGTATCCAAGTATCAATGCTCAAGATCTAGGTTCGATAAAACTTCCGCAACCACCATTCGCTGTGCAGCGCGAAATCGTTGATAAGTGCACGAAAATCGATGAGGAATACAGGAACACGCGGATGGCGATCGAAGACTACCGTGCCAAGATAGAGAAACTCTTCGCCGATCTCGAAGTGATTCGGGGGGGGGCAAACCCTAAGGCTTGA
- a CDS encoding exo-alpha-sialidase, whose amino-acid sequence MKKSRAKRMLFALSATGALALTPLSAIPIIPSAQAAEKDTSPTSSVSTENAGTAADSSAESKSAEKLVGQFEVTNPKKDGSAFEPGEVIRYNLTVTNNTDMTRSFKAISSNLENWDGCKWSALAKGNTQSCPFAYHTVTDADAKAGSFTPSITFARYNSTGYTGSFENLAPLEGARVEIATPLFEVQSFSFTEGTGKEKYSVGDKLTATLVIRNTSQAPLTLGVDGAKPCSATVPAGKTHTCTFPHTVTKDDLERAQAEYNVVVKATQGQRNATKPAKATTSTPTQWERAKSFAASNADPRLEADLSQLQVIGVNTPEYNIRIPAIAVASNGDLLASWDLRPTNGVAKGGDSPNENSIVQRRSHDGGKTWGPVTTIAQGKVAPAGQRYGYSDPSYVVDHTTGEIFNFHVGSMEAGFPNNPSYRLNEDGTVDEKHRQTMNLAVSSSTDNGYTWSHRIITNDILGSEATKFDGCFATSGAGTQKMQAPYKGRLLQQVACRKADRSGNLAVTIFSDDHGKTWQRGNFTSDTEGAAQGKKWNYDENKVTELSDGRLMLNSRIPRGSAEEGYRMVAVSNDGGMNWSEYRADHNLLDSQNNAQILRAFPTAKKGTLRGKVLLFSNTKNHWDRVDGHVSMSYDDGATWPVSKQIRKGGTGYTTMAVQPDGRIGLLLEPDTWNKIGYVNFSLKYLTDRLPFEVALDDIKDISLTDGKEMTPHAFTSTGNDPLLADTFTFTGLPQGLRYDAQSGKLLGTPNVGNAQTKAFNVTVTLTEEDDGTGIARTSTKNFTIKVEPNEEKPAPKSPDSEEAGAPAPGDPAPTPTPGDPAPTPAPGASGKPGEKNKNSAPQTSPAPQAKPLPFTGVSATLLAFASIGSVLSGIAVLRRRS is encoded by the coding sequence ATGAAAAAATCGCGGGCTAAGCGCATGCTCTTTGCCTTGAGTGCAACAGGAGCACTTGCACTGACACCTCTTTCCGCCATTCCAATTATCCCCTCAGCTCAAGCAGCTGAAAAAGATACTTCACCAACGAGCAGTGTGTCTACAGAAAATGCTGGCACCGCTGCGGATTCTTCTGCAGAGTCAAAGTCTGCGGAGAAACTCGTTGGACAATTTGAAGTAACCAACCCAAAGAAGGATGGTAGCGCTTTCGAACCAGGTGAAGTGATTCGCTATAACCTCACCGTGACGAATAATACCGATATGACACGCTCTTTTAAGGCAATTAGCTCAAACCTTGAAAACTGGGATGGGTGCAAGTGGAGCGCGCTGGCTAAGGGGAATACCCAATCTTGCCCCTTTGCCTATCACACTGTGACAGATGCTGATGCAAAAGCGGGTTCTTTCACTCCCTCTATCACATTCGCGCGTTATAACTCCACTGGCTACACCGGTTCTTTTGAAAATCTTGCTCCGCTTGAAGGGGCGAGAGTAGAGATTGCCACACCGCTTTTTGAAGTGCAATCCTTTAGCTTTACCGAGGGTACGGGTAAGGAAAAGTACAGTGTTGGTGATAAACTCACTGCTACTTTGGTCATTCGCAATACTTCTCAGGCACCACTTACTCTTGGAGTAGACGGCGCGAAACCGTGCTCTGCCACTGTCCCGGCTGGGAAAACCCACACATGCACTTTCCCTCACACTGTCACCAAAGACGATCTTGAACGAGCACAAGCTGAGTACAACGTCGTCGTGAAAGCCACGCAAGGACAGCGAAACGCTACTAAGCCGGCGAAAGCAACAACTTCAACCCCAACGCAATGGGAACGTGCCAAGTCTTTCGCAGCTTCAAACGCAGATCCTCGTCTGGAAGCGGATCTGAGTCAGTTGCAGGTAATCGGAGTGAATACTCCAGAATACAACATCCGTATTCCAGCAATTGCCGTGGCATCCAATGGCGATCTGCTTGCGTCGTGGGATTTACGCCCAACAAATGGTGTTGCCAAGGGCGGCGATTCTCCTAACGAAAATTCAATCGTTCAACGTCGCTCTCACGACGGAGGAAAAACCTGGGGACCTGTCACCACAATTGCGCAAGGAAAAGTCGCCCCTGCTGGGCAGCGCTACGGCTACTCTGATCCTTCCTACGTCGTCGATCATACGACGGGAGAAATCTTCAACTTCCATGTTGGCTCGATGGAAGCAGGCTTCCCCAACAATCCGTCCTACCGTCTCAATGAGGATGGAACAGTGGACGAAAAGCACCGTCAAACAATGAACCTTGCTGTCTCTTCTTCAACAGACAACGGCTACACCTGGTCACATCGAATCATCACAAACGATATTCTTGGCTCTGAGGCCACCAAATTCGATGGATGTTTTGCCACTTCAGGTGCAGGAACACAAAAAATGCAAGCTCCCTACAAGGGACGCCTTCTCCAGCAGGTCGCGTGCCGCAAAGCAGACCGTAGCGGGAACCTAGCTGTCACAATTTTCTCTGACGATCACGGAAAGACATGGCAGCGCGGTAACTTCACTTCCGATACTGAGGGTGCTGCTCAAGGCAAGAAGTGGAATTACGACGAAAACAAAGTCACTGAACTTTCTGACGGGCGTCTCATGCTCAACTCGCGTATTCCGCGTGGTTCAGCTGAAGAGGGCTACCGAATGGTCGCTGTCTCCAACGACGGCGGTATGAACTGGAGCGAGTACCGCGCCGATCATAACCTGCTTGATTCACAAAACAATGCCCAAATTTTGCGTGCGTTCCCCACGGCAAAGAAAGGAACATTGCGAGGAAAAGTTTTGCTATTCTCCAACACAAAGAATCATTGGGATCGCGTCGATGGACATGTTTCCATGAGCTACGACGACGGCGCTACCTGGCCCGTTTCAAAGCAGATTCGCAAGGGTGGAACAGGTTATACAACAATGGCTGTTCAACCTGATGGACGTATTGGATTGCTGCTGGAACCCGATACGTGGAACAAAATTGGTTACGTGAATTTCTCGCTCAAATACCTTACAGATCGTTTGCCTTTTGAAGTGGCTCTGGATGATATCAAAGATATTTCCCTCACTGATGGTAAAGAAATGACTCCTCATGCTTTCACTTCTACGGGAAATGATCCGCTTTTGGCTGATACATTCACCTTTACAGGGTTGCCGCAGGGATTGCGCTACGATGCACAAAGCGGAAAACTTCTTGGCACACCAAATGTAGGTAATGCGCAAACAAAAGCTTTCAATGTTACTGTCACATTAACTGAAGAAGACGACGGAACGGGCATTGCTCGTACATCAACCAAAAACTTCACGATTAAGGTTGAGCCGAATGAAGAGAAGCCAGCTCCGAAGTCCCCAGATTCTGAAGAAGCGGGTGCTCCTGCGCCTGGCGATCCCGCGCCTACTCCCACCCCTGGCGATCCCGCGCCTACCCCTGCACCTGGAGCTTCTGGAAAACCTGGCGAGAAAAATAAAAATTCTGCACCGCAAACATCACCGGCTCCTCAAGCAAAGCCTTTGCCCTTCACGGGTGTTTCTGCAACGCTCCTTGCATTCGCTAGCATAGGCAGCGTTTTGAGCGGTATTGCTGTGCTGCGGCGTCGAAGCTGA
- a CDS encoding LTA synthase family protein, with the protein MVLIVGAVSLFSRTSDRATVGAAVARGVGAGIFSNALIFLVATFAPRGVFLYGASHSVMFYLLYGAVVVVLGGVILVMLNEAFRSRLRPKPAQWRVRNIFPIIIGAVIGALIALFFFIPKTIADSVDNVTAAQLTFIFTQGNGQTTGERALEFSNWMVAPVVWFSLIGACVGLIRSDFVMRLGRAQAPSVSEVPTSNRFRYVRAVAMSTMLVALAGSVTYAFQVLPLGDVLRQRFVPSTYIAEHFVEATNSKVTFPQKKRNLIHIYMESIENSFYSRDMGGYLDHNIMPDLAELTKRGVQFSNTDRYGGPQQMYATGHSVAAMVAMWAGTPMLASGAGNGSQMSFPDFRSIGDFLHEDGYTTDFMLGSDSRWAGLGDYYRRHGNFTVHDINTFKAQGRIPSDYHVWWGVEDDKLYEYAKELMTKRASEDKPFYFILENADTHFPDGYLSPKMTERPFSTQYENVIYYSQAQTVKLVEWIQSQPWAQDTTIVITGDHRSMDKNFFKTWDKDYNRTVVNVILNPVQGTNLPSSITQNRLYGSYDFYPTILSAIGAQIDGERLGLGTNLFSGVPTLLEKDGVARLNQEFAKRSNFYDSHRETVAATPDRRQDDKL; encoded by the coding sequence GTGGTCCTGATTGTGGGAGCAGTGTCTTTGTTTAGTCGCACGAGTGACCGTGCGACCGTCGGCGCTGCCGTAGCAAGGGGTGTGGGTGCTGGCATTTTTTCCAATGCCCTCATATTTCTCGTCGCCACATTTGCTCCGAGAGGCGTGTTTCTCTACGGTGCCTCACACAGCGTGATGTTTTACCTGCTCTACGGTGCTGTAGTGGTAGTCCTGGGTGGGGTCATTCTTGTCATGTTGAATGAGGCATTTCGTAGTCGGCTGCGCCCTAAACCAGCTCAGTGGCGCGTTCGAAATATCTTCCCCATCATTATTGGCGCGGTCATCGGTGCGCTCATCGCCCTATTCTTCTTCATACCGAAAACGATTGCTGATTCCGTTGACAACGTCACCGCTGCTCAACTGACTTTCATTTTCACGCAAGGGAATGGTCAAACCACAGGTGAACGCGCCCTTGAGTTTTCGAACTGGATGGTCGCTCCCGTGGTCTGGTTTTCTCTCATAGGTGCATGTGTAGGTTTGATCCGCAGTGATTTTGTCATGCGCCTCGGGCGTGCTCAAGCACCGAGCGTTTCCGAAGTGCCGACGTCGAACCGTTTCCGCTACGTGCGTGCCGTGGCAATGTCAACGATGCTTGTAGCTCTGGCGGGTTCAGTCACATACGCATTCCAGGTCCTTCCTCTTGGCGACGTTCTTCGTCAACGTTTCGTGCCATCGACCTATATCGCCGAACATTTCGTCGAAGCGACGAACAGTAAAGTCACCTTCCCACAGAAGAAGCGTAACCTCATCCACATCTACATGGAGTCCATCGAAAATTCTTTCTACTCGCGCGATATGGGCGGCTATCTTGACCACAACATCATGCCGGATTTAGCTGAATTGACGAAGCGTGGTGTGCAGTTCTCCAACACTGATCGTTACGGCGGGCCACAGCAAATGTATGCGACAGGGCACTCTGTGGCTGCGATGGTGGCGATGTGGGCAGGAACCCCGATGCTGGCTTCGGGAGCTGGCAACGGCTCACAGATGTCTTTCCCTGATTTCCGGTCGATCGGCGATTTCCTGCACGAGGACGGCTACACCACTGATTTCATGCTCGGATCCGATTCGCGTTGGGCGGGCTTGGGAGATTACTACCGCCGTCACGGCAACTTCACTGTACACGACATCAATACCTTCAAAGCGCAAGGCCGTATTCCGTCTGATTACCACGTGTGGTGGGGTGTTGAGGACGACAAACTCTATGAGTACGCCAAAGAACTCATGACCAAGCGTGCGAGTGAGGACAAGCCCTTCTACTTCATCCTCGAAAATGCCGATACCCACTTCCCGGATGGTTACCTTTCACCGAAGATGACAGAGCGCCCATTTAGCACGCAGTACGAGAATGTCATCTACTATTCACAGGCTCAGACCGTCAAACTTGTCGAATGGATCCAGTCGCAGCCGTGGGCGCAAGACACCACGATTGTGATCACGGGCGATCACCGCTCAATGGACAAGAATTTCTTCAAAACATGGGATAAAGATTATAACCGTACAGTAGTGAACGTGATCCTCAATCCCGTGCAAGGCACGAATCTTCCGTCGTCGATTACGCAGAATCGTCTTTACGGCTCCTACGATTTCTATCCCACAATTCTGTCCGCAATCGGCGCACAGATCGACGGCGAACGGCTCGGATTGGGAACGAATCTTTTCTCGGGAGTGCCCACCTTGCTTGAAAAAGATGGGGTAGCGCGATTGAATCAGGAGTTTGCGAAGCGCTCGAATTTTTACGATTCACATCGTGAAACTGTTGCGGCAACGCCCGACCGACGTCAGGATGACAAACTCTAG
- a CDS encoding virulence RhuM family protein — MSEDLGVESADAGQVLIYQNPDSATDIEVRLEGETVWLTQAQMAELFQSTRENIRQHIRNIYDEAELDEQATSKDFLEVRREGTRTVRRSIPHYNLDMIISLGYRVKSKTATQFRRWATERLKEYLVKGFALDDQRLKNLGGDNYWRELLERIRDIRSSEKVMYRQVLDLYATSVDYDPRSAESVAFFKMVQNKLHYATHGRTAAEVIYERADASQPFMGLTTFKGDLPVLAEVKIAKNYLSEDELQILNRLVSGYFDFAEVQAMSHNPMHMADYVEHLDKILAATGKPVLSGAGKVSHQQAVDKAISEYRKFQTQTLSPVEEDYLKAIKNIETEAKEADKQTGKQVNP, encoded by the coding sequence ATGAGCGAGGATCTGGGCGTTGAAAGCGCTGATGCTGGGCAGGTGTTGATTTACCAGAACCCTGATAGCGCCACCGATATTGAGGTGCGTCTTGAAGGTGAGACGGTATGGCTGACCCAAGCACAGATGGCGGAGCTGTTTCAATCCACACGGGAAAACATTCGCCAGCACATTCGCAACATCTACGACGAGGCAGAGCTAGACGAGCAGGCAACCTCCAAGGATTTCTTGGAGGTTCGACGCGAAGGCACGAGGACGGTTCGCCGCTCGATTCCGCACTACAACCTCGACATGATTATTTCGCTGGGATATCGGGTGAAGTCCAAGACCGCTACCCAGTTCCGCCGGTGGGCGACCGAACGGCTCAAAGAATACCTGGTTAAAGGGTTTGCACTTGATGATCAACGACTCAAGAACCTTGGCGGCGATAACTATTGGCGTGAGCTGCTGGAACGCATCCGTGACATTCGCTCGTCTGAGAAGGTGATGTACCGGCAGGTGTTGGACTTGTATGCCACGAGCGTAGATTACGACCCGCGCAGTGCGGAGTCGGTCGCATTTTTCAAGATGGTGCAAAACAAGCTCCACTACGCCACTCACGGGCGCACCGCCGCCGAAGTAATCTACGAGCGTGCTGATGCTAGCCAACCGTTCATGGGATTAACCACGTTCAAGGGTGACCTGCCGGTGTTGGCTGAGGTAAAGATCGCAAAGAATTACCTGAGCGAAGATGAACTACAGATTTTGAACCGGTTGGTGTCTGGTTATTTTGATTTCGCTGAAGTCCAGGCGATGAGCCACAACCCGATGCACATGGCCGACTACGTCGAACACCTCGACAAGATTCTGGCAGCAACCGGCAAACCTGTGCTTTCGGGTGCGGGGAAGGTCAGTCACCAGCAGGCGGTGGATAAAGCGATCAGCGAATACCGCAAATTCCAAACCCAAACCTTATCCCCGGTCGAGGAAGACTACCTCAAAGCGATTAAGAACATCGAGACCGAAGCGAAAGAAGCAGACAAGCAGACTGGTAAGCAGGTGAACCCGTGA